TCTTACCCGATCAAAGTTCATGCCATCCGTCCAGGGGTAATTTATGAAGATGATGACTTTACCGTTAGCTGTGGTAATTTACATCACCGTATTACAGCTTTTGGCTACCGCGTAGCCGAAAAAGACCGCACAGGACGCTTTGATGTGGAAAAAGCCAAGGAATTGCAAATTCCTCCTGGTCGGATTTATGGTCAACTCAAGCGCGGTGAAACTGTTACCCTTGCTGACGGACGGGTAATTGATGGCGCTCAATTGTGCGGCCCTACAGAAATTGGTCGAAAGATTGCCTATTGTACAGACACAATTTATTGTGATGGTGCAGTCCAATTAGCTCATGATGCTGATGTATTAATTCACGAAGCAACCTTTGCTCATCAAGATGCAGACATGGCTTTTCAACGATTGCACTCCACAACCACAATGGCAGCACAAACAGCTTTAGCTGCTGGGGCACATCGGCTGATTATGAGTCATTTTAGTCCCCGCTATGCTCCCGGAAATACCTTGGAGTTGAAGGATCTCCTCAAGGAAGCCCGTGCTATTTTTCCCCGTACTGACATGGCTTACGATTTTATGATTCATGAAGTACCCAGACGACGGGAAGTAGAGTTAACTAAGGTAGGCGTTTAAATTTTAGATTTTGGATTTTCGATTGAACTTTTTTAATCTAAAATCTAGAATTAACCAGGCATTGTCTTGGAGTTTAGTAGCCAAACTCATAACGTCTAGCAAATAGACAGCAGTTTAGTTTTACTAAAATAAGTCAACTAGTTAACCAACAATTTAGGTTAACTAAGTGTATCAATCATATACAAGTACTATGGTTGAAATATTTCTCTTAATGTGTTTTTTAAATTACAAGTTATCAAAATAACTTTAATATATAGTAATGTTGTAAATTAGATAATTTTCTACTTAAATACTTAGGAAAAATAATTAATTTTTCGTCAAGATTTTTTCTTCCTTAAATAAAATATTTATTAAAATTTTATTCTTCCAACACTGATTAAGAGTTTATATGCGTGAATTGATGAACATGAAAGCCCCAATTGGCATAAGATTGTGCCAAGTGAGCTTGTCATCGTTGGAAGAAGAATTTAAGTATGCTATTGCAGCTATTAGGTGTAAAAAATCATTTCATATTTCTCATAAATCTTCCAAATAAATATATTGTTTCGATATTAGAGGAGTTTGATAGTGGCTAAGACTAGTCTGAATCCAGAGCAACAGGTTACTACTTCAGCACAAGGCGCATTTGACATCAGACAACTATCTACTATTTTGCTTCGCCGACGCTTTCTGATCTTGGGCGTTTCCTGTGTAGTTATGTCAGCTGCTAGTCTTTTGGCTATCATTACCAAACCGACTTACCAGAGCAATATGCAGATATTGGTGAATTCCAATTTATCTGAAGGGGCACAGGCAAATAATATCCCGGCAGAGGAAAATACTCAGGTTACTGATTCCAATTTTCCAGTTGTTGATTCCAGTACTCAGATGAAACTCATGCTGAGTTCTAAGTTACTTCAGAAAGCCGTCGATTTAATTCATTCTGATTATCCTAAGATTACCTTACAAGATATAAATGGTCAAAAAGAACAGAACAAAAAATCACCTCTAGAAGTAACTCCAGAAGAGGGAGGTATAGCAGCGAATAAAGTTTTTCATCAAGTATTTAAAGTTTCTTTCAATGATGATGATCCAGTCAAAGCACAAAGGGTACTTCAAGCTCTGCAAAAAGTCTATCAAGACTATAACAAACAACAACAAAAAGAACGCCTCAATCAGGGATTAGCTTTTGTAAATGCTCGCCTGCCTGAGATAAAAAAAGAGGTGAGTAAAGCTGATAAAAATTTAGAACAGTTTCGTAAGAAACATCAATTACTTGATCCTGAAATCCAAAGTAAAATACTGCTAGAGTCTCTAGCTGATATTCAACAACAGCTACAAACCACTCGTGCCAACCTTCAAGATGTAAATGCTCGCTACGATAATTTAGAGCAACAAATAGCATCTTCATCCCAGCAAAATACACTAATTTCTTCTCGTTTAAATCAGTCAAGCCGTTACCAAACACTATTGAGTGAAATTCAAAAGACTGAATTAACTTTAGCTAAAGAGAGGCTCCGCTATACAGACGATTATCCATCGGTACAAAAACTAAAGCAGCAACGGCAAAGTCAACTCTCGCTATTACGAGAAGAAGTCAAAGCTATTACTACTAGCACTAAGGGAGAACCTTTCTTAAAAGGGCAAATTTTGGGGGTTGATCCAAGGCTAGTAGATGAGTTTATGCTGGTACAGACAACTGTTTTAGGGCTAACTGCCAACGAAAAGAATTTGGCTGAGTCAGAACAGCGACTTCGATCTGAGCTAAATAAATATCCAAGCATAATAGCAGAGTATAACCGTCTGCTACCAAAGGTACAAAGTAGTCATAAAACCCTTGAACAACTGCTGCAAGCACAACAGTCTTTGGGACTTAAAATTGCTCAGGAAGGATATAACTGGCAAGTTTTAACAGAACCTTCTCCTGGTACTTATATGGGGAGCGGCAGATTATTTC
This Nostoc sp. C052 DNA region includes the following protein-coding sequences:
- a CDS encoding polysaccharide biosynthesis tyrosine autokinase gives rise to the protein MAKTSLNPEQQVTTSAQGAFDIRQLSTILLRRRFLILGVSCVVMSAASLLAIITKPTYQSNMQILVNSNLSEGAQANNIPAEENTQVTDSNFPVVDSSTQMKLMLSSKLLQKAVDLIHSDYPKITLQDINGQKEQNKKSPLEVTPEEGGIAANKVFHQVFKVSFNDDDPVKAQRVLQALQKVYQDYNKQQQKERLNQGLAFVNARLPEIKKEVSKADKNLEQFRKKHQLLDPEIQSKILLESLADIQQQLQTTRANLQDVNARYDNLEQQIASSSQQNTLISSRLNQSSRYQTLLSEIQKTELTLAKERLRYTDDYPSVQKLKQQRQSQLSLLREEVKAITTSTKGEPFLKGQILGVDPRLVDEFMLVQTTVLGLTANEKNLAESEQRLRSELNKYPSIIAEYNRLLPKVQSSHKTLEQLLQAQQSLGLKIAQEGYNWQVLTEPSPGTYMGSGRLFLLAGGAVIGPILGILVALILEKFNDAIYCVGDLKKLTNLRVLGSVPKLPSYGVKKRRLGLSWNGRRSSESSAIEATTKLPVHETLDMIYQNIQILKYPLPFKSLMFTSALPGEGKTTLVLGLVASAIRMHRRVLVIDANLQNPSLHKILEISNDWGLSLLLVDETTTDFQDYIQPIHPSIDILTAGPEPEDTVKLLSSQRMKELIELFEQNYDLVLIDAPPILGTVDARIVASFCNGIVMVERMGKVTRTELTQATEILSKLNLIGIIANEVSNSQKVLAS
- a CDS encoding ribonuclease Z → MQITFLGTSSGVPTRSRNVSSVALRLPQRAELWLFDCGEGTQHQIMRSELKISQLSRIFITHMHGDHIFGLMGLLATCGLAGNVERIDIYGPSGLNDYIQSASRYSYTHFSYPIKVHAIRPGVIYEDDDFTVSCGNLHHRITAFGYRVAEKDRTGRFDVEKAKELQIPPGRIYGQLKRGETVTLADGRVIDGAQLCGPTEIGRKIAYCTDTIYCDGAVQLAHDADVLIHEATFAHQDADMAFQRLHSTTTMAAQTALAAGAHRLIMSHFSPRYAPGNTLELKDLLKEARAIFPRTDMAYDFMIHEVPRRREVELTKVGV